CAACATAATTTAACCTTGCTTTTTATTCATTAGTATGATAATTTTCGGCTTGTATTGCGGGGTGCGTACATTAAAAATTACCTATGGAGGACGAGATGTTTGAAAAAATTTCTGCATTCCTTGAGAAAGTGGGAGTTCTTTCCAAAGGTGGCGGAGAGGATAAGATTCAACAACGAAAACAAAAAGGATTATTAACTGCCCGTGAAAGAATAGATACATTACTTGATAAAGGTACCTTCAATGAGTTAGACCTTTTTGTTGAGCATCAAGGTCGTGATTTTGGTCTTGACAAACAAAAGCTTGCTGCTGATGGTGTTATTACTGGATTTGGTAAAGTTCATGGTCGTGACGTTTGTGTTTACGCTCAAGATTTTACAGTTCAAGGTGGATCCCTTGGTAAAATGCATGCTGCGAAAATTACAAAAGTTATGGATTTGGCATCAAAAATGGGAGTCCCTGTAGTTGGAATCAATGACTCTGGTGGAGCTAGAATCCAAGAAGGTGTGGATTCTCTTGCTGGATATGGAGAAATTTTTTATAGAAACACTATTAACAGTGGTAAAATTCCTCAAATTTCTGTAATTATGGGTCCTTGTGCTGGTGGAGCTGTATACTCACCGGCTATAACTGATTTTGTATTCATGGTTGATAAAAAATCACAAATGTTTATTACAGGACCAAAGGTTATCGAATCTGTTCTAAACGAGAAAATTGCACCTGAAGAGCTTGGGGGTGCTTTGGTTCACAATAAAAAAACAGGTAATGCACATTTTTTTACTAAAAATGAACAGGAAACCTTTGAGCAAATCAGAAAATTACTACAATTTTTGCCTTCAGCATGGGATAAAGAAATTCCTAAATCTGAACCAAAACCTCCAAAAGCAAATTATGAAATAACAAGAATTGTACCTGAAGATACAAGAAAAGCTTATGACGTAAAAGATCTTATCAAAGCTATTGTTGATAATTCAGACTTTATGGAAGTTCAAGAACTTTTTGCTCAGAATGTTGTGGTAGGATTTGCCAGACTTAATGGTAAAAGTATAGGAATTGTGGCGAATCAACCAAAATATTTAGCTGGTGTACTTGATGTAGATTCTTCCGATAAAGCAGCTAGATTTGTAAGATTTTGTGATGCCTTCAATGTACCACTTCTTACTCTAGTAGATCTACCGGGATATCTTCCAGGTGTTGACCAAGAACATAATGGTGTAATCCGACATGGTGCAAAACTACTTTATGCCTTCTCTGAAGCTTCTGTACCTAAAGTAACTTTAATTGTCCGTAAGGCATACGGAGGTGGATATATTGCGATGTCATCAAAACACTTAAATACCGATTTTGTTTACGCATGGCCAACAGCAGAAGTTGCTGTAATGGGTCCTGAAGGAGCTTGCAATATTATTTTTGCAAAAGAGATTTTGGAATCAGAAAATCCTGAACTTACCAGACAACAGAAGGTTGCTGAGTATAAAGAGAAGTTTTCAAATCCATATAAGCCAGCTTCAAAAGGTTATGTTGATGCTGTAATTCACCCAAATGACACTCGTAAAACTCTCATAAGTGCATTTGAGATTGCAAAAGATAAAAAGCCTTACTACAAAGAACATAAACACGGCTGTATCCCTCTATAGGAGATTATATGACACAAACAGGAATCATTCAAATAGATACAAACGGTGCTAAGTATGAAACTGAGTTCACTGATAATTATCTTGAGAATATTAAATATAAATTACCTGAGCAAGGTCAGCTTAAAGCTGTCATCCCAGGTCTTATTACTGATATCAAAGTGTCTTCTGGCTCTAAATTAAAAAAGGGGAAAACAATTCTTGTTTTAGAAGCTATGAAAATGCTCAATGACATATTTATTGACTTTGATATAATTGTGAAAGATATTTCGGTTTCTGTTGGTGATATTGTTGTTAAAAATCAACTTTTAATCACCTATGAACGAGCCGAATAAAATAGATAAACCATCTAAAACCGGCTTGCTAAGTCGGTTTTTTAATTTAAGGGGGAAATGTGACTAGTAATCTCAAGAATCTATCAAAATTAGCATATCCTGTTGTCTTAGGTCAAATTGCTAACATGATTCTTCATTTCGTTGATAGATATTTTATAGCTATGCTCGGTGTAGATGAAGCAGCTGGTTCTAGTCTTTCCGGTGGTCTGATATGGGTTCTTATGAGTTTTACAATGCTTATTTCAGGTGGTACAGTAGCATATATTTCTAGAAGAGTAGGCGAAAAAGATTTTGTTAAGGCTGGAATTGGTGCAGAACAATCGGTTTTACTTTCAGTTTTTCTAGGAATCTTCTTAGGTTTAGTCTCTTTTATTTTCTCCGAACAACTAATTGGCTTTTATAATGCAACTCCTACTGTTACAGAAATAGGTATCGTATATTTCGATGTATTAGCTATTGGATTCCCTTTCTTAATTTCAGGAATGGTATTGGCTTCGGTTTTTCAGGCAGCAGGTGACACAAAAACACCAATGTTCATTTTTGCTGGTATGAGTGTAATGAATTTAATTCTCGATCCTGCATTTATTTTCGGCTTCCATTTAATTCCTCCTATGGGTGTGAAAGGAGCTGCTATAGCTTCAGTACTTTCGGAAGCTTGTGCCTTCATAGCTATTTTATACATGATGATAAAATCTACAAAATTTAAAATTCAATTTAAAAATTTCTTTATAATTCATCGTGAAATTGCCTTTCGTATTTTAAGAATTGGCTTTTGGACTGGTCTTAATGGTTTTTCTAGACCACTTTCCGCTATATTTCTTCAAAAGGCCCTAGCCTATCACGGTACAAAAGCTATCGCAGCTTTCAGTTTTGGTATACAATGGATCTCTTTATACTTTGTTGTAATGGAAGGTGTAAGAGTAGCAGTTGCAACCCTAGTAGGTCAAAATCTTGGTGACAAAAATTATCCAGAGGTACATAATAGTGTCAAATCCGGATTAAAACTTGGAGTTTTAATAGTTATTTTATCTTTAATAGTAGGAATTCCTCTTAAAGAAACGGCAATTTCAATTTTTTCAAAAGATCCTGAAATAATTAAAATGGGATCATCATACCTTTTCATTGTAATCATTTCTTTAATTTTTGAAGTTCCTATGACTGTTTACGCTGCAGCCTTAAACGGTGCTGGAGATACCAAGCCGCCAATGATCATTGCTTTCATATCTAATTGGTTGGGAAAAATTAGCATAGCTTACATTTTCACTTATATCTTCAATTTCGGTGTAGATTGCGTATGGTGGGCTATTTCTGCTTCAATTGTAATTGAGGGAGTTGGAATGTGGATCTGGTTCAAACGAGGTACATGGATGAGAAGAGTTGTTTAGTAAAAAAGTTTAGTTTAGATTTTGGAAACTCACAAGTAATTGTCTAATAGATAGATAACTAAATCAAATAACCATAGAGTTTCCATATAAAATTAATTCGTAACAACTTCTAACACAGCTTTGACCCCACCTAAAATTTTGTGTAAACTCGTTATTTAGGCTATTTCCACCTCTTCAAATTTGGCAAAGTTTGATTCAGAATTTCCCTCGCTTCTTGTTCGTTCATACCCTCTTCTTTCATATACTGTACACAAATATTAATCATACTATCCATTGTAATTTCAGGAATAGTATACTTACCATTCTGATAACAATAAGTACAAAACTCATTTGTTTTTGTGCCATCTTCCAATGTTCCAAATAGATTTTCATTCTCCATTGGCATCCCACAGCTTTGACATAGATTCATAATACTCTCCTTAAGTTTAGTTCAAAGGAAATTTACAATCATAATTATGACATCATTATGTCGTATATAAAAATTATAAATCATAATTTGATAATGTGTTTTTAAGAATATCCTTCATCTTTTCTCTGGCATAATCAGGATTAAGTAATGTCAGGCTATCCCCAAAACCTAAGAAAAAATCATAAATCCAGCGATTTAGTGGGAGCCTAATTCGTAAGATTACAGTATTATCATTTGCCTGTTCAAACTCACTATCATCGAAATATAACTTAGCTTTCTTTATTCCATCTCCTCGAAAACTGAGAGTAAACTCTTCAGAATTTTTCTCGCTCCATTCTTTGTCAAAATCCAATTTAGAAAATTCTCGTCTGCAAAATCGTTCTTTTAAAACTTTAATTTCAGCAATTCTATTGATCCTAAACAATCTAAAATCCGATCTTAGAGAACAATATGCGTATAGATACCATACACCGGATTTATTAACAAGTTTATGAGGTTCAATTATTCTTTCAGTTTTGTCAAAATCACTTGAATTATACACTATAGCTATTTTATTGCTTTGATCAATACAATCAGATATAGTTGATATTCTGTCCTTTAACTTTTTAGAAAACCCCCATTGGGAAAAATCAAATTCAATCTTATCATTTTGAAAACATGAATCTTTCTTTACTGTGGAAATTTTAGATATGGTGTTTTTTAACTTCACACTGTCTAATCCAGATGAAACTCCAGACAAAAGTTTCATTATAAGGTCTGCTTCTTCGTCTGTAAAAAAACTTTTGTCAATTTTGTAATTTTTATCAATAAAATAACCACCATCCTTACCTCTTTCAGAAAAAACTGGTATTCCGGAAGCACTTATTGCATCTATATCACGTTGAATGGTACGGATGTTAACATCGTAATAATCGGCAAGTTCTTTGGCTGTTATTCTGTTTTTCGTTGCAAGAGTAAGTACAATACCTAAAAGCCTATCACTTTTCATAATCTTTCAACCTAAAACCTTTTTTTTAAAGCCCAATTATATTGTTTTTCATCAAATAACTTATCAATATATGTTTTAGTTATTCTAATTGTATCTATCGGTTTATCTGTTGAATCAGTTTTAGTATAGTTGATTTTATCTACCACTTCCAAGCCCAAAACTACCCGCCCAAAAACAGTATACTCTCCGTCAAGCTGATGTTGTGGTCTTACACAAATGTAAAACTGAGATCCTGATGATTTTTTTTCAGGATTTACTTCATCGGCTGTTCTTGCCATTGCCACGGCACCTCTGAAGTGAATTCTTGATATCTCGCTTTCAATTTCTTCTCCTTTATTTCCAGATCCCCAATCTTTTGATTTCTCCCCTTTTGTATTTGGGTCACCGGTTTGTATCATAAATCCTGGAATAACCCTGTGAAAAGCGAGACCTTCATATGATCTGTTTTTTATCAGCTTTATGAAATTTTCACAATGTTTCGGTGCATCATTTTTGAACAACTCTATAATAACATCTCCGCTATCTGTCTGTAAAACACAGACATCAATTAAAAAATCCTCTTTTTCAATAGCTGATAATTTCAAAAAAAATATTAAAATTAATAAAAATCTCATTCCTCCTCCTTTTCAATTGAGTAAATATAGTTAAATTATTTTTTATGAATATCATTTTTATTAAAATTATTATATATTTAGAGAAAATTTGGAGGTTAATTTGAAAATTAAGGTTTTACTTATACTCATTATAAGTCTTATAGTATACTCTGTTCCACCATTTTGGGAATTTCAGACTACAGAGAACAATCATTCTGTTTTTATTTTATCTGAAGCAAATCCAAGAATTAACACAACACCTCTGGTTGAAGGTGATTATATTGGAGTTTTTTACGAAAATGATGGATTACACTATTGCTGTGGATATACAGCTTTTATACCGAATACTACTCTAAGCTTAAGTGCATGGGGTGATGACAATTCTACACCTGAAAAGGATGGACTGGCAAATGGTGAAACTTTTAAATGGAAAATTTTTCAAGCATCAACAGGATTTGTTTACAGTGCAAATGCAACCTACGCTCCTATTGGTGGACCGCTTTACAACCAAACGTCTAATTACGCAACAGATGGAATAAGCGGAATTACTGATTTAATTGGTCAAGGAGTATCAATTGAAGAACAAAAGCCATCTTCAAGTATTTTAATCAAAAACTATCCCAATCCCTTCAATCCTGAAACAGTGATAAGCTTCGAACTTAAAGGTAGAGAGTATGTAAAACTTGCAGTTTACAATGCTAAAGGCGAATTGATAAGATCACTTGTAAACGGAATATTGAACCCTGGTAAACATGTAACTTCATTTAATGCTTCAGATTTAAACTCTGGGATTTATTATTATATTTTCACGGCAGGTGAGGAAAAACATTCTGGAAAAATGGTTCTTGTGAAATAGTGACATCCATTGTTAAAAAAAGTTTATTTGCTTATATCTAAAATAAACAATATTTCGTAGCATTTTATCTTGTTAAGGAGTATAGTCTAAAATTTTTTATTTTTGAATTAGTATATTAATTATTGAACCTTTTACTTCTTAAAAAAAGAACTAATCCAAGTATACTTGGAATTACAACATTTATTGAAAATAATAAAAAACCTGAAGCTACTCCAGATTCAATTGGAATTAAAAAGATTTTACAAGAATAAGCCGCAGCACTTTCTCTAATACCTACATCACCAAAACTAATTGGAAGAAGAGATTTTAAAAATATAGAGAACCAAGAAACTTCTAAATTTATTAAAAAAGATGAGCCATTGAAAGCTTTTAACAATAATGCTAACTGAGTAGAATAAGTCAAAAATAGGAATAATGAACCTATCGTAAGCTGAAGAAATCTCACTTTACCTGCCGTCTTGTAAAAACCTGTAACTTTTCCTAAGTTTCTCACTAGATTATTATTCTTGTTCTTGTATCTGTTAAATATCACAACAACTATGCTGAAAAAAGTTATTAGACAAATCACAGGAATTATGATACGATTTATGATACTACTATTGTCTAGATTGTTTCCAATTGATAAAACTGGAGGCAAAGCAAATACTAAGATCCATATTGAATCAAGAATTTTCTCATAAAATGTACCCCCTGCCATTTCAAACTTATCTTCATTTTTAATTAACAGAAATTTTGCCATCTCACCTGTTTTCCCTGGAGTAACAAAGCCCATCAAAATTCCTATTAACGATGTTTCTAGAATCATATATATTGGTGTTCTTTTTTTTTCTACTGATCTAAGTATTACATACCACTTATAAACTTGGAAAAAAATATTTACTGGTAGTAATAATAAAGCAAAAAGAAGATATTTTGTATCCATTTTGATTATGTTACTTTTCAATTCATCTACATTTATCTCAGCAAAAAGAAAAATTACAATAATTAATGTTACTAATAATTTGATAATGATAATAGTATTTTTTTTTCTCAATTTTGCTCCAAATTTATCGGTGTAATATCTGCAAATTTGTTTTAAAAACAAGCAAAATAATATTTAACTTGCATAGATTTTCTATATTAAATATATTTTACCTTCAATGCAAGCACGACGATGATTGCTAAATATAGATTAAGAGATAAATTAACCCGGAGGGTGCTGTGGAAGAATATCTAATAGTAAATGCAAACGTTCTTACTTTTGGTTTTAAGAATAGATATATAGCCGATGCAGCAATACACATCGGCAGAGGTGTTATTCTAGATTTTGGAACACGTAAAGAGATGGAAATTAAACATCCCACTCTAGAAAAACTAGATATGGGCGGAAAGGTTGTAATGCCGGGTTTCGTAGATCTTCATAATCATCTTTACAGTGGTTTTTTTCAAAATATGCCAATTGAACTTGGTTCTGTAAAAAATTACAATGAATTTATGAATAAATTCTGGTGGAAATTGACTGACAAATTATCATCTGACGGAATTTTTTATTCAGCAGTTAAGGGTATTATTAAAGCCATTAAATCTGGCACTACTACCATATTCAATCTTCATTCTAGTCCTAATTGCATAGATGATTCTCTTAATGACGTTGCGGATGCTTTTCTAGACACAGGTATGAGAGGTGTAATAGCATATGAGATCAGCAATAGAAAAGGCGAAAAAGACGCTGAAAAAATGTTTGAAGTAAATGCTAATTTTGTAACTCAAAATGCATCTAATTCTCTCATTAATGGAATGATAGGTCTATACAATGTAAACGAAGTTTCAGATGCTTTACTAACTAAAATTAGTAATTTTGGCAAGAAAACTGGTTGCGGACTTATGCTGCATCTCTCAGAGACTGGTACAGAAGATGACTATTCAATTGCTAAATTCAAAAAATACACAATTGACAGATTGAATGATCATGGTCTACTTAATGCAAAAACTCTTCTTGTTGGTGCAAATAATTTGGATGAATACGAAGCTGATGTCTTGGTCCGAACTGAAGCAAATGTGGTGCTAACTCCTTCATCTTCTCTTTACAAGAGCTTTGAATTTCCTCCAATTGATTTGTATGTCGATAAAAATATTCCGTTAAGTTTCGGTACTGACGGTATTTTTCACTCAATATCTGGTGAAGCTGATTTTGCTAACAGACTTTTTAAGCAACACTTGAATACTTTTGATAGAGGGAATAAGGAAGTAAGCAATATATTGATGAATACAAATTATAAAATTGCTAATAAATTTGTTTCAAGAGTAATTGGAGAAATAAAACCAGGTGCAGCTGCTGATCTTATAGCTGTTGATTACCATCCAGAGATTGAAATTAACGATGAAAATCTGTACACTCATTTGATGTTCGGTATTTTACAATCAAGAATTGATACCACAATAGTTGATGGCAAAGTTCTTATGAAAGATTACAAGCTAGTTGAACTTGATATTGATGACATCTTAGAACATTGTAAAACTTTTGCAAATGATTTCAACAGATAGGACAGAATGATGAACAATTTCAAACTGTTTATTATACTGGCTTTTATAACACTTTTTTCCTGTACTAAAGACAAGCAGATCTATAAAAGATCTACTGAGAATAAAAGAAAAGAGGAAATTAGACAATTGAATACTTCCGATTCACTGGCGACTGATCTTCTGAAGATAATTGATGAATCTGGAGTTGATGAATGCTATCCTTTCTTTGTAGAGAAATCAAATACGATTTATTTTCAAAGAAAGTTAAGAGACGGTTTTTGGACTATAGCTAAGAAAAAATTAGATAAAGATACTGTTATAGTTCAAATCTATGACGACAATTCCAATTGTACGAATCCTGTAGTCGATAATGATGGTAGGTACATCGCTTACCTTTCTGACAGGTATGGTATAACAGACAAAGACGGTTTCAAATACAGGGATGTTATTCTGTATGATTCTGATCTAAAGATTTCAAAAGTATTAAGTGATAGAATTTCTGATAACTATTCAGTTAAAATTAATGGTGCTAAAATTTATTTTATCTCTAATACAAAGGATAAACTAAAACTAGCTTACGACAAAAATGAAAAACTAACTTTATTTTGTTATAATTTAGAAACCAAATCATTGGAAGAAATTGTTTTAAATTATAGTTTTTTTGATTATTATCCATCAGGAAATTTCGTCTGTTTTATTGACAATGAGTTTAAGTTGAAATATGGCACGGTAGATGATATAAAAACTTTTGATATTGATGGATATTGTGGAGACCCGATTGTTTCTGGTGATAAAATTTTTATATCACATAGGAACGAAAATATAATGGATTTCTATTATTTAGATATTAATACAGGCACAAAAACTAAAATGGAATATTTTGGTGGTTTCGGTGGATATTTCCCTGTAAAAGACAGATTGTTTTTCCATAAAAAAAGTGGAAATGATTTTGGAATTTATTCCAATTTAATAAAATAGTGGATAGAGAATGATTGAAAAGCTGGAGAATATACTTGAAAAGTTCAATGATCTTACTGAGAGTCTTTCAGATCCAGATGTAATTTCTGATATGACAAAATTCAGAGCGATTGGTAAGGAGCGTTCACAACTTGAGCCAATAGTTGAAAAATTTTCTGAGTATAAAAAGGTTGTTAGTGACTTAGAAGGGGCTAAAGAGGTTTTAAGCCTTGAAGAGGATCCTGAAATGAAAGAAATGGCTAAGATGGAAATTGATGATTTGGAAGAAAAATCAAAAGTTCTTTATGAAGATCTTAAATTTCTGTTGATACCAAAAGATCCCAACGATTCTAGAGATTGTTATCTAGAAATTCGTGCTGGAACCGGTGGTGAAGAAGCTGGCTTATTTGCACAAGATCTTCTAAGAATGTACCAGAAATATGCCGAATCTCAAAGATGGTCGTTTGAAATTGCTGACCTAAACGAAACGGGAATTGGTGGTATAAAGGAAGTTGTTGTTGAGATAAAAGGTGAAGAAGTATACGGTAAAATGAAATTCGAATCTGGCGTTCATAGGGTTCAAAGAGTTCCTCAAACTGAAACTCAAGGAAGAGTTCATACAAGTGCTGCAACTGTGGCTGTTATGCCTGAGTTTGAAGCTGAAGAGATTAAGATTGACCCAAAAGATCTTAAGATAGATACTTATCGTTCTTCTGGAGCTGGTGGTCAGCACGTTAATAAAACTGACTCAGCTATAAGAATAACTCACCTTCCAACCAATACAGTAGTAACTTGTCAAAATGAAAGATCTCAGCATAAAAACAAAGACAGTGCTATGAAAATGTTAGCTTCAAGACTACAAGAGGTTGAAGATGAAAGAGCAAGAGCTAATGAGTCTTCAACAAGAAAATCACTTGTTGGTACAGGAGACAGGTCTGCAAAGATCAGAACTTATAATTACCCTCAGGGTAGAATGACTGATCACAGAATTGGACTTACTTTGTATAAACTTGACCAAATCATGAATGGAGATATTGGTGAAATTGTCGAAGCTTTGATTCTTGCCGATAGAACAGAGAGATTACAACAAACTCAAAATGAAGAGATGTAAAAAAAATCCCGGGTTCCGGGATTTTTTTTTACTTTATCATCTTATCATCTCAATATAGAACTTTTACATTATTCTCTATGAATTGCTTAGGCACGATTTTAGCTTGACATATCGCTCTGTTTTCAATAGCTTATAGAAAGCAATTGGAAAATTAGTACTTGGAGAAATTATGTTGAAAACCGGATTGAGCACATCACTTAAACTAGAAACTAGAATAGATCCGGCATTAATTTTGAGATCAGAATTACTTGAGCTCCCCTTACTTCAATTAGACAATAGAATTCAATTAGAATTATCAGTCAATCCTTTTTTAGTCACAGATTTAGAATTTGATGAAGGTCTCGAAATATCCACTACTGAAACTAAAAACGAAGAGAAGACAGATGATTTTGACTGGGAAGAATATGTAAAAGACTTTTCAAATTATGAAGACAATTATCCAACAATGTACGATAAAGATAAAGATGAGATTGAGTTCCAACCTCCAGTAGAAACAACTCTTGAAGATTCTCTTATACTTCAACTTAGTGATGGTAATTTTAACGAATTAGAACAAGAAATTGCTAAGGAGATTATTGGAAACATTGATAATGATGGGTATTTAGCTTGTCCTCTGTATGATATATCAAGGAATTTTGATGGAATTGACGAAGAAACAGTGGAGAATGTTCTAAAAAAAGTTCAATTGTTAGATCCCGTAGGAATAGCCTCAAGAGACGTGAGAGAGTGCCTATTGACCCAATTATTGAATCAAGAACTCTATATGGAAGATTCTTTAATTGTGCTAAGAGATTACTATAATGATTTTGTCAATAAACGCTATGAAAAAATTATGAAACGCACTGGAATCGATAGAGATCAGATGCAAGAGGTAATAGAAGAGATTACTTCTTTAAATCCCAAGCCAGGGTCTTCCAGAAAAATCGATCAATGGGAAAAAACACACCAGAGTGTCGATAAGAAAGATTCCATAACTCCTGATTTCTTTGTTAGAGAAATTGATGGAGAAATCACAATTTTACTCAATGACTCATTTGTTCCAAATCTTGCCATTAATCAACAATACAGCAATTTAATTCTTTCAAATACAACTGAAAAAACTACTAAAGACTTTGTGAAACGTAAGCTTGAATCTGCCAGATGGTTCATTAACGCAATTGCTCAAAGAAAAAACACTTTGAGAAAGGTAATGCTTTCAATAGTTAAGTTTCAGGAAGATTTCTTTAGAAAAGGACCTGAACAGATCAAACCTCTCATATTAAAAGATGTTGCAGAAGATATTGAAATGGATGTAGCTACCGTTTCAAGATGTACAAAAGAAAAGTATGTTGATACTGAATATGGAATTTTTGAATTGAAGTATTTTTTTACGGATAAGCTTGCGACTGTGGACGGAGATGATGTTTCAACAACAGTTGTAAAGGAGAGGATTAGAGCTATCATAGATAAAGAGGATAAGAAAAATCCTTTTTCAGATCAAACTATATCAGAACTCCTAAGAGAAGAGGGTCATACGGCTGCAAGAAGAACAGTTCAAAAATATAGGGAACAAATGGCAATTCCTGTTGCAAGACTTAGAAAAGATATTTTCTAGATTCTAAAATTTAAAATTATATAATTTTTTAGATTCATTCATAAATAAATGATATTGTAGTATAAAGAAACAAGTATTACAAAATCTTTAACAATAACTACAATCTAGTTGTAAAACTTATCTGTCAATCATTTCAGACAAACTCTTTAGCAAAACACATCTTTATATAACTTTAGCACTGTTAGAGATAAATACAACTACCTATCTGAGAACTATATCATCAAATAAATAATGGTCAAACATCAATACTTGAATGAATCATTTTCTCGTTCTACTTTCAATAATTCAACAGCACATATAGCAATACTCCTAATAAAATCTATTAATCAAATATAGCTTTTACGTATTCTTTTGGATCAAAGATTTTAATATCATCTATCTTCTCCCCTATTCCAATAAATTTGATAGGAATATCAAGTTCTTGATTTATCGCTATTGCTACACCACCTTTTGCTGTTCCATCAAGCTTTGTTAGCACTAGCCCAGTAACACCTGAACTTAAATTAAAGTTTCTAGCCTGACTAACAGCATTCTGACCTGTAGTTGCATCCAAAACAAGTAGAACTTCGTGAGGAGATTCTTCATTTAATTTCGTTAAAACTTTAGTAATTTTTTCAAGTTCTTTCATAAGATTTACTTTATTATGCAATCGTCCTGCAGTATCAATCAATACGACATCACAATCTCTGGCTACAGCAGCTTCGTAAGCATTATATGCCACTGCAGCAGGATCAGAGTTCATTTGATTCTTAACAAATTCAGCACCTGCTCTTTTAGCCCAGGTCTCCAATTGTTCTATAGCTGCCGCCCTAAAGGTATCAGCAGCTCCGATTAATACTTTTTTCCCTATTTTCTTGTAATAATGGGCTAATTTACCTATAGTTGTGGTCTTACCATTACCATTTACACCAACAACCAAAATAACGTAAGGTTTCTTGTCAAACTTACCATCAACAAGATTATCATCACATTTAACAAGTTTAACGATTTCTTCCGAAA
This Candidatus Delongbacteria bacterium DNA region includes the following protein-coding sequences:
- a CDS encoding flippase-like domain-containing protein encodes the protein MRKKNTIIIIKLLVTLIIVIFLFAEINVDELKSNIIKMDTKYLLFALLLLPVNIFFQVYKWYVILRSVEKKRTPIYMILETSLIGILMGFVTPGKTGEMAKFLLIKNEDKFEMAGGTFYEKILDSIWILVFALPPVLSIGNNLDNSSIINRIIIPVICLITFFSIVVVIFNRYKNKNNNLVRNLGKVTGFYKTAGKVRFLQLTIGSLFLFLTYSTQLALLLKAFNGSSFLINLEVSWFSIFLKSLLPISFGDVGIRESAAAYSCKIFLIPIESGVASGFLLFSINVVIPSILGLVLFLRSKRFNN
- a CDS encoding acyl-CoA carboxylase subunit beta; its protein translation is MEDEMFEKISAFLEKVGVLSKGGGEDKIQQRKQKGLLTARERIDTLLDKGTFNELDLFVEHQGRDFGLDKQKLAADGVITGFGKVHGRDVCVYAQDFTVQGGSLGKMHAAKITKVMDLASKMGVPVVGINDSGGARIQEGVDSLAGYGEIFYRNTINSGKIPQISVIMGPCAGGAVYSPAITDFVFMVDKKSQMFITGPKVIESVLNEKIAPEELGGALVHNKKTGNAHFFTKNEQETFEQIRKLLQFLPSAWDKEIPKSEPKPPKANYEITRIVPEDTRKAYDVKDLIKAIVDNSDFMEVQELFAQNVVVGFARLNGKSIGIVANQPKYLAGVLDVDSSDKAARFVRFCDAFNVPLLTLVDLPGYLPGVDQEHNGVIRHGAKLLYAFSEASVPKVTLIVRKAYGGGYIAMSSKHLNTDFVYAWPTAEVAVMGPEGACNIIFAKEILESENPELTRQQKVAEYKEKFSNPYKPASKGYVDAVIHPNDTRKTLISAFEIAKDKKPYYKEHKHGCIPL
- a CDS encoding MATE family efflux transporter translates to MTSNLKNLSKLAYPVVLGQIANMILHFVDRYFIAMLGVDEAAGSSLSGGLIWVLMSFTMLISGGTVAYISRRVGEKDFVKAGIGAEQSVLLSVFLGIFLGLVSFIFSEQLIGFYNATPTVTEIGIVYFDVLAIGFPFLISGMVLASVFQAAGDTKTPMFIFAGMSVMNLILDPAFIFGFHLIPPMGVKGAAIASVLSEACAFIAILYMMIKSTKFKIQFKNFFIIHREIAFRILRIGFWTGLNGFSRPLSAIFLQKALAYHGTKAIAAFSFGIQWISLYFVVMEGVRVAVATLVGQNLGDKNYPEVHNSVKSGLKLGVLIVILSLIVGIPLKETAISIFSKDPEIIKMGSSYLFIVIISLIFEVPMTVYAAALNGAGDTKPPMIIAFISNWLGKISIAYIFTYIFNFGVDCVWWAISASIVIEGVGMWIWFKRGTWMRRVV
- a CDS encoding peptidylprolyl isomerase, with the protein product MRFLLILIFFLKLSAIEKEDFLIDVCVLQTDSGDVIIELFKNDAPKHCENFIKLIKNRSYEGLAFHRVIPGFMIQTGDPNTKGEKSKDWGSGNKGEEIESEISRIHFRGAVAMARTADEVNPEKKSSGSQFYICVRPQHQLDGEYTVFGRVVLGLEVVDKINYTKTDSTDKPIDTIRITKTYIDKLFDEKQYNWALKKRF
- a CDS encoding YafY family transcriptional regulator — protein: MKSDRLLGIVLTLATKNRITAKELADYYDVNIRTIQRDIDAISASGIPVFSERGKDGGYFIDKNYKIDKSFFTDEEADLIMKLLSGVSSGLDSVKLKNTISKISTVKKDSCFQNDKIEFDFSQWGFSKKLKDRISTISDCIDQSNKIAIVYNSSDFDKTERIIEPHKLVNKSGVWYLYAYCSLRSDFRLFRINRIAEIKVLKERFCRREFSKLDFDKEWSEKNSEEFTLSFRGDGIKKAKLYFDDSEFEQANDNTVILRIRLPLNRWIYDFFLGFGDSLTLLNPDYAREKMKDILKNTLSNYDL
- a CDS encoding zinc ribbon domain-containing protein, yielding MNLCQSCGMPMENENLFGTLEDGTKTNEFCTYCYQNGKYTIPEITMDSMINICVQYMKEEGMNEQEAREILNQTLPNLKRWK
- a CDS encoding acetyl-CoA carboxylase biotin carboxyl carrier protein subunit, with protein sequence MTQTGIIQIDTNGAKYETEFTDNYLENIKYKLPEQGQLKAVIPGLITDIKVSSGSKLKKGKTILVLEAMKMLNDIFIDFDIIVKDISVSVGDIVVKNQLLITYERAE
- a CDS encoding T9SS type A sorting domain-containing protein; amino-acid sequence: MKIKVLLILIISLIVYSVPPFWEFQTTENNHSVFILSEANPRINTTPLVEGDYIGVFYENDGLHYCCGYTAFIPNTTLSLSAWGDDNSTPEKDGLANGETFKWKIFQASTGFVYSANATYAPIGGPLYNQTSNYATDGISGITDLIGQGVSIEEQKPSSSILIKNYPNPFNPETVISFELKGREYVKLAVYNAKGELIRSLVNGILNPGKHVTSFNASDLNSGIYYYIFTAGEEKHSGKMVLVK